The following are encoded together in the Pseudomonas xantholysinigenes genome:
- a CDS encoding hybrid sensor histidine kinase/response regulator, whose translation MTARELQTLRQQVENLRLRNAQLEAQLGWQQSNEPDLFRFLFDTMDEGFCVIEFFDGPHGPLSDYVHVLANTAYARHAGIADVTGQKLREMVPDEADDWVARYGEVLRTGKPLQFEQELVATGRVLSVTTFRIEPAERRQVAVLFKDVTERHRAEAALQQLNEQLEQRVAIALAERSLLAELVEHSIARVQVVDSSLTFLAINQRAAKDFHYLFGRTPRSGDSLVECLAGFPAEQQIAMAYWRRALAGESFTEVITYAKRHFESRFTPLRDAAGHITGAYLFVYDITRRITEQQRLLEAEKALRQAQKMEAVGQLTGGIAHDFNNLLAGILGAQELMHQRLRQDRHGDLPALLDSACDSAQRAATLVQRLLAFSRQQTLQPQPTHIGTLVQGMHELISRSVGPSIEVICHFDDHDSVAFIDPPQLESALLNLCINARDAMPAGGRITIDISQLELQTDLAKALEVPVGRYLCLAVMDSGQGMSAEIVARAVEPFFTTKPPGRNTGLGLSMVYGFLRQSGGQLQISSQPGEGTCMRLYLPWTPKTVPLCPAPINPVAQAQAVTRRITLVEDQAPLRAVITEVLQDLGHQVVSHANGPSALAGPGEPELLITDIGLPGGLDGRQVADAFRARWPNLPVLFITGYDAQATLNGRPLPAQARVLTKPFTLEALVEQVAQLLH comes from the coding sequence ATGACCGCCCGCGAACTGCAGACCCTGCGCCAGCAAGTCGAAAACCTGCGTCTGCGTAATGCCCAGTTGGAGGCCCAACTGGGCTGGCAACAGTCAAACGAACCGGACCTGTTTCGTTTTCTGTTCGACACCATGGACGAAGGCTTCTGCGTCATCGAATTCTTCGACGGCCCCCATGGCCCGCTCAGCGACTATGTGCACGTGCTGGCGAACACGGCTTATGCCCGCCACGCTGGCATCGCCGATGTAACCGGGCAGAAGTTGCGGGAAATGGTGCCTGACGAGGCCGATGACTGGGTCGCGCGCTATGGCGAGGTGCTGCGCACCGGCAAGCCGCTGCAGTTCGAACAGGAGCTGGTGGCGACCGGACGGGTGCTGTCGGTGACCACCTTTCGCATCGAACCGGCCGAAAGGCGGCAGGTGGCGGTGCTGTTCAAGGACGTCACCGAACGCCACCGCGCCGAGGCCGCCCTGCAACAACTCAATGAACAACTCGAGCAACGGGTCGCCATTGCCCTGGCTGAACGCAGTTTGCTCGCCGAGCTGGTGGAGCACAGCATCGCCCGGGTCCAGGTGGTCGATTCCTCGCTCACCTTCCTCGCCATCAACCAACGCGCGGCCAAGGATTTCCACTACCTGTTCGGCCGCACCCCACGGTCAGGCGACAGCCTGGTCGAGTGCCTCGCCGGCTTCCCTGCCGAACAGCAAATAGCCATGGCCTATTGGCGCAGGGCCTTGGCCGGCGAGAGTTTCACCGAGGTGATCACCTACGCTAAGCGCCACTTCGAGTCACGCTTCACACCCTTGCGTGACGCCGCCGGACACATCACCGGCGCCTATTTGTTCGTCTACGACATCACCCGCCGAATCACCGAGCAACAACGCTTGCTCGAGGCGGAAAAAGCCCTGCGCCAGGCGCAGAAAATGGAAGCGGTCGGCCAGCTCACGGGTGGTATCGCCCATGATTTCAACAATCTGTTGGCAGGTATACTCGGCGCGCAGGAACTGATGCACCAGCGCCTGCGGCAAGACCGCCACGGCGACCTCCCCGCCTTGCTCGACAGCGCCTGCGACTCGGCGCAACGGGCCGCCACGCTGGTACAGCGCCTACTGGCTTTTTCCCGGCAGCAGACGCTGCAACCTCAGCCGACCCATATCGGCACCTTGGTCCAGGGCATGCACGAATTGATTAGCCGCAGTGTCGGGCCGTCCATCGAGGTGATCTGCCATTTCGACGACCATGACAGCGTGGCCTTCATCGACCCGCCACAACTGGAGAGCGCGCTGCTCAACCTGTGCATCAATGCCCGCGATGCCATGCCGGCGGGTGGGCGCATCACCATCGATATCAGCCAGCTAGAGTTGCAGACGGACTTGGCCAAGGCACTGGAGGTGCCTGTTGGGCGCTACCTGTGCCTCGCTGTCATGGATAGCGGCCAGGGCATGTCCGCCGAGATAGTGGCACGGGCGGTGGAACCGTTCTTCACCACCAAGCCGCCTGGACGCAATACCGGGCTGGGGCTGTCCATGGTCTATGGCTTCCTGCGCCAGTCCGGAGGACAACTGCAGATCAGTTCGCAGCCTGGCGAAGGGACCTGCATGCGTCTTTACTTGCCGTGGACGCCAAAGACCGTGCCACTTTGTCCGGCACCGATCAACCCCGTTGCCCAGGCCCAGGCCGTTACCCGGCGCATTACCCTGGTCGAGGACCAGGCACCGCTACGCGCGGTGATTACCGAGGTACTGCAGGACCTAGGCCATCAGGTCGTCAGCCATGCGAACGGCCCCTCGGCACTTGCCGGCCCAGGCGAACCTGAACTGCTGATTACCGATATCGGCTTGCCCGGCGGCCTGGACGGGCGGCAGGTGGCCGACGCGTTTCGCGCGCGATGGCCCAACCTCCCGGTGCTGTTCATCACCGGGTACGATGCCCAGGCGACGCTGAACGGTCGCCCGCTACCAGCGCAAGCTCGCGTCCTGACCAAGCCCTTCACACTCGAGGCTCTGGTCGAGCAGGTGGCGCAACTGCTGCACTGA
- a CDS encoding ATP-binding protein, which produces MPAHPRSEAPDTLDDLRRALHQERQRNAQMAQELEHLRERVREAERYRFLFETMEEGFCIIEFIPGPDGQWVDYLHLMANPAYCRHAGLPDVVGRTLRDVIPDEAEIWLERFGQVERTGEPIYFEHDLYATDRCLGLAAIRVEPAEHHQVAVIFRDVTARKRAETALQALNAELEQRIDQAVAERKVFADLIDASVACVQVVDRQMRWQAINAATRKTFRQLFGFEPELGTPLADCFAANTSDGQRALTLWQKALSGEAFIEIDAFGEGEARRHFEMRFAPLHGDDDQPLGAYLFAYDITTRIEEQQRLAQAEQALRQSQKMEAVGQLTGGVAHDFNNLLGGILGTLELAGLRLRQQRHNALPPLLDNAQGAAQRAAALVHRLLAFSRQQTLQPQPTAIAALVDGMRELIGRSVGPQIALHSHSDADLWTVRIDPPQLESALLNLCINARDAITDNGAIHITCQNVEFDEQHCGPLDLQAGQYVCIRVQDNGRGMPAHVLARALDPFFTTKPLGRGTGLGLSMIFGFVRQSGGQMDIESTPGQGTSVRMLLPRHLGEPEPLEVPATALTAPQTQGRARKVVVVEDETAMRLVIAEVLEDLGHQAQLFENGPLALAGLQAEITPDLLISDVGLPGGLNGRQVASALRQRYPGLKVLFVTGYDETAALRNGGLEHGMSVLTKPFSLRQLAERVDRLLKA; this is translated from the coding sequence ATGCCTGCACACCCGCGAAGCGAAGCCCCTGATACGCTGGACGATCTGCGCCGGGCGCTGCACCAGGAGCGCCAACGCAACGCCCAGATGGCTCAGGAACTCGAGCACTTGCGTGAACGGGTCAGGGAAGCCGAACGCTATCGGTTCCTCTTCGAGACCATGGAAGAAGGTTTCTGCATCATCGAGTTCATTCCGGGCCCGGACGGTCAATGGGTCGACTACCTGCACTTGATGGCCAACCCCGCCTACTGTCGTCATGCCGGCCTGCCCGACGTGGTCGGCCGAACCTTGCGCGATGTCATTCCCGACGAGGCGGAAATCTGGCTGGAGCGCTTCGGTCAGGTCGAGCGTACCGGCGAGCCGATCTACTTCGAGCACGACCTGTACGCCACCGACCGCTGCCTGGGCCTGGCGGCGATTCGCGTCGAACCCGCCGAGCATCACCAGGTGGCGGTGATCTTTCGCGACGTGACCGCGCGCAAGCGTGCCGAAACGGCCCTGCAAGCGCTCAATGCCGAACTGGAACAACGTATCGACCAGGCGGTGGCCGAGCGCAAGGTATTTGCCGACCTGATCGATGCCAGCGTCGCCTGCGTCCAGGTGGTGGACCGACAGATGCGCTGGCAGGCCATCAACGCCGCGACCCGTAAAACATTTCGCCAATTGTTTGGCTTCGAGCCCGAACTCGGCACGCCGCTGGCCGATTGTTTCGCAGCCAACACCAGTGACGGCCAACGCGCCTTGACGCTCTGGCAAAAGGCACTTTCAGGGGAGGCTTTCATAGAGATCGACGCGTTCGGCGAAGGCGAGGCACGGCGTCACTTCGAAATGCGTTTCGCGCCCTTGCACGGCGACGATGACCAGCCGCTTGGCGCGTACCTGTTCGCCTACGACATCACTACCCGGATCGAAGAGCAGCAACGCCTGGCGCAGGCCGAGCAAGCGTTGCGCCAGTCACAGAAAATGGAGGCCGTGGGCCAGTTGACCGGTGGCGTCGCCCATGACTTCAACAACCTGCTCGGTGGCATCCTCGGCACCCTGGAACTGGCCGGGCTGCGCTTGCGCCAGCAACGCCACAACGCGCTCCCGCCATTGCTGGACAATGCCCAGGGGGCGGCGCAGCGCGCGGCGGCCCTGGTGCATCGGCTGCTGGCATTTTCCCGCCAGCAGACCCTGCAACCGCAGCCGACCGCGATCGCGGCCCTGGTCGACGGCATGCGCGAACTGATCGGCCGCAGCGTCGGGCCACAAATCGCGCTGCATAGCCACAGCGACGCCGACCTGTGGACGGTCCGCATCGATCCTCCACAACTGGAAAGCGCACTGCTGAACCTGTGCATCAACGCCCGTGACGCCATCACTGACAACGGCGCCATCCACATCACCTGCCAGAACGTCGAGTTCGACGAGCAGCACTGCGGCCCTCTCGACCTGCAGGCAGGGCAATACGTCTGCATCCGCGTCCAGGACAATGGCCGCGGCATGCCCGCGCATGTGCTGGCAAGAGCGCTCGACCCCTTCTTCACCACCAAGCCGCTGGGTCGAGGCACTGGCCTGGGGCTTTCGATGATCTTCGGCTTCGTGCGCCAGTCCGGCGGCCAGATGGATATCGAGTCGACGCCCGGACAAGGCACCAGCGTGCGCATGTTGCTGCCCAGACACCTTGGCGAACCTGAGCCCTTGGAGGTACCCGCCACGGCGCTGACGGCGCCGCAAACCCAGGGTCGTGCGCGCAAGGTGGTGGTGGTCGAGGACGAAACGGCCATGCGACTGGTAATCGCCGAGGTGCTCGAGGACCTGGGCCACCAGGCCCAGCTGTTCGAAAACGGCCCACTGGCCCTGGCGGGACTGCAGGCGGAGATCACGCCGGACCTGCTCATCAGCGATGTCGGCTTGCCTGGCGGTCTCAACGGACGCCAAGTGGCCAGTGCCCTGCGTCAACGCTACCCGGGGTTGAAAGTGCTGTTCGTCACCGGGTACGACGAAACCGCCGCGTTGCGCAATGGCGGCCTTGAGCACGGCATGAGCGTACTGACCAAACCGTTCTCGCTGCGCCAACTGGCGGAGCGCGTCGATCGCCTGCTCAAGGCCTGA
- a CDS encoding SDR family oxidoreductase, with amino-acid sequence MDKVIVITGASRGIGAATALLAAQQGYRICINYHADDQAAEAVLGQVRALGAKAIAVRADASVEDEVVRLFQCVDQELGPVTALVNNAGTIGLQSRVEDMSEFRLLKVMKTNVVGPMLCAKHALLRMASRHGGQGGAIVNVSSVAARLGSPNEYVDYAASKGALDTFTIGLAKEVAGEGVRVNGVRPGYIHTGFHALSGDPERVSKLEPGLPMGRGGRPEEVAEAILWLLSDKASYSTGSFLDLGGGR; translated from the coding sequence ATGGACAAGGTTATCGTCATCACCGGCGCCAGCCGAGGCATCGGCGCCGCCACCGCGTTGCTGGCGGCGCAACAGGGTTACCGCATCTGCATCAACTACCACGCTGACGACCAGGCCGCCGAAGCGGTGCTGGGGCAGGTTCGCGCGTTGGGCGCCAAGGCCATCGCCGTGCGCGCCGACGCCAGCGTCGAGGATGAGGTGGTGCGTTTGTTCCAGTGCGTGGACCAGGAACTCGGCCCGGTCACCGCGCTGGTAAACAACGCCGGGACCATCGGTTTGCAGAGCCGCGTCGAGGACATGTCGGAGTTCCGCTTGCTCAAGGTCATGAAGACCAATGTGGTCGGCCCAATGCTGTGCGCCAAGCACGCCCTGCTGCGCATGGCAAGCCGGCATGGCGGGCAGGGCGGGGCGATCGTCAATGTATCGTCTGTCGCCGCGCGCCTAGGCTCGCCCAACGAGTACGTCGACTACGCGGCCTCCAAGGGCGCGCTGGATACCTTCACCATTGGCTTGGCCAAGGAAGTGGCGGGCGAAGGCGTGCGGGTTAACGGCGTGCGGCCCGGCTACATCCATACTGGCTTTCATGCCTTGAGCGGTGATCCCGAGCGCGTCAGCAAGCTCGAGCCGGGCTTGCCGATGGGGCGCGGCGGGCGACCTGAAGAGGTGGCCGAGGCCATCCTCTGGTTGTTGTCGGACAAGGCCTCGTATTCGACGGGCAGCTTCCTTGATCTGGGCGGCGGACGCTGA
- a CDS encoding DHA2 family efflux MFS transporter permease subunit, translating into MSQQAPAQFTPPSLLLTTIGLSLATFMQVLDTTIANVALPTISGNLGVSSEQGTWVITSFAVSNAIALPLTGWLSRRFGEVKLFIWATLLFVLASFLCGVAQSMPELVLFRVLQGVVAGPLYPMTQTLLIAVYPPAKRGMALALLAMVTVVAPIAGPILGGWITDSYSWPWIFFINVPIGLFAAAVVRQQMRTRPVVTSRQPMDYIGLLTLIVGVGALQVVLDKGNDLDWFESSFIVIGTLISVVFLAIFVIWELTDRHPVVNLRLFVHRNFRIGTLVLVGGYAGFFGINLILPQWLQTQMGYTATWAGLAVAPIGLLPVLMSPFVGKYAHRFDLRVLAGIAFLAIGTSCYMRAGFTNEVDFLHIALVQLFMGIGVALFFMPTLSILLSDLPPQQIADGSGLATFLRTLGGSFAASLTTWIWIRRADQHHAYLSEHISTFDPATRHALEQVGGAGPQGYARLEQILNSQAYMMSTVDYFTLLTWVFAGLILLVWLAKPPFTAKAGPASAGH; encoded by the coding sequence ATGAGCCAGCAGGCCCCCGCGCAGTTCACCCCGCCGAGCCTGCTGCTGACCACCATCGGCCTGTCACTGGCGACCTTCATGCAGGTGCTCGACACCACCATCGCCAACGTCGCGTTGCCGACCATTTCCGGCAACCTTGGCGTGAGTTCGGAGCAGGGTACCTGGGTGATCACCTCATTCGCGGTGAGCAATGCCATTGCCTTGCCGTTGACCGGCTGGCTGAGCCGGCGCTTTGGCGAGGTCAAGCTGTTCATCTGGGCCACGCTGCTGTTCGTGCTGGCTTCGTTCCTGTGCGGTGTTGCCCAGTCGATGCCTGAACTGGTGCTGTTTCGCGTGCTGCAAGGCGTGGTGGCCGGGCCGCTGTACCCGATGACCCAGACCCTGCTGATTGCGGTGTACCCCCCGGCGAAACGGGGGATGGCGCTGGCGCTGCTGGCGATGGTCACGGTGGTGGCGCCGATCGCCGGCCCGATCCTCGGCGGCTGGATCACCGACAGCTACAGCTGGCCATGGATCTTCTTCATCAACGTGCCAATCGGTCTGTTCGCCGCCGCCGTGGTGCGTCAGCAGATGCGCACACGACCGGTGGTCACCAGTCGCCAGCCGATGGACTATATCGGCCTGCTGACCCTGATCGTCGGAGTTGGCGCGTTGCAGGTGGTGCTGGACAAAGGCAACGACCTGGACTGGTTCGAGTCGTCCTTCATCGTCATTGGCACGCTGATCTCGGTGGTGTTCCTGGCGATCTTCGTCATCTGGGAGCTGACCGACCGTCACCCAGTGGTCAACCTGCGGCTGTTCGTGCACCGCAACTTCCGCATCGGCACGCTGGTGCTGGTAGGGGGGTATGCCGGGTTCTTCGGCATCAACCTGATCCTGCCGCAGTGGCTGCAGACGCAAATGGGCTATACCGCGACCTGGGCAGGCCTGGCGGTGGCGCCGATCGGCCTGCTGCCGGTGCTGATGTCGCCCTTCGTGGGCAAGTACGCGCATCGATTCGACCTGCGCGTGCTGGCCGGTATTGCGTTCCTCGCCATCGGCACCAGCTGCTACATGCGCGCCGGCTTCACCAACGAGGTGGACTTCCTGCACATCGCCCTGGTGCAGCTGTTCATGGGCATCGGCGTGGCGCTGTTCTTCATGCCGACCTTGAGCATCCTGCTGTCGGACCTGCCGCCGCAACAGATTGCCGACGGTTCGGGGCTGGCGACCTTCCTGCGCACCCTGGGCGGCAGTTTCGCCGCGTCGCTGACCACCTGGATCTGGATCCGTCGGGCTGACCAGCATCATGCCTACCTGAGCGAGCACATCAGCACCTTCGACCCGGCCACCCGGCATGCCTTGGAGCAGGTAGGCGGGGCGGGGCCACAGGGATATGCCAGGCTGGAACAGATACTCAACAGCCAGGCCTACATGATGTCGACAGTCGACTACTTCACGTTGCTGACCTGGGTGTTCGCCGGCTTGATCCTGCTGGTATGGCTGGCCAAGCCACCGTTTACCGCCAAGGCCGGGCCTGCCTCGGCAGGTCATTGA
- a CDS encoding HlyD family secretion protein, producing MATSADTSTSTAAPDNTRKRKAWLLALLLILILAGAGTWAWYSLVGRWHESTDDAYVNGNVVEITPLVTGTVVSIGADDGDLVHAGQVLLQFDPADSEVALQAAEAKLARTVRQVRGLYSNVDSLKAQLATRQAELQKARQDYNRRRILADSGAIAAEEVSHSRDDLSVAEAALNSARQQLNTSTALVDDTVVSSHPEVMAAAADLRQAYLDHARTTLVAPVTGYVAKRTVQLGQRLQPGTATMAVIPLDEVWIDANFKETQLRDMRIGQPVEISADLYGSDVKYTGTVDSLGAGTGSAFALLPAQNATGNWIKIVQRVPVRIHLNPEQLKEHPLRIGLSTIAEVDLHDQSGPALAQQPPQQASYTTQVYDRQLVEADQLIARLIHENSATGKTAQR from the coding sequence ATGGCCACTTCCGCCGACACCTCCACATCCACCGCCGCGCCGGACAACACGCGCAAGCGCAAAGCCTGGCTGCTGGCCCTGCTGTTGATCCTGATCCTTGCCGGGGCCGGCACCTGGGCCTGGTACAGCCTGGTCGGGCGCTGGCATGAAAGCACCGACGACGCCTACGTCAACGGCAACGTGGTGGAAATCACCCCGTTGGTGACCGGCACCGTCGTCAGTATTGGCGCCGATGATGGCGACCTGGTCCATGCCGGCCAGGTGCTGCTGCAGTTCGATCCGGCCGACAGCGAGGTCGCCTTGCAGGCGGCCGAGGCCAAGCTGGCACGCACTGTGCGCCAGGTGCGCGGGCTTTACAGCAATGTCGACTCGCTCAAAGCGCAACTGGCCACCCGCCAGGCCGAGCTGCAAAAGGCCCGACAGGACTACAACCGCCGGCGCATCCTCGCCGACAGCGGCGCCATCGCCGCCGAGGAAGTGTCCCATTCGCGCGATGACCTGAGCGTGGCCGAAGCCGCCCTCAACAGCGCCCGCCAGCAGTTGAACACCAGCACCGCGCTGGTCGACGACACCGTGGTGTCCTCGCATCCCGAGGTCATGGCTGCTGCCGCCGACCTGCGCCAGGCCTACCTGGACCATGCCCGTACCACCCTGGTGGCACCGGTGACCGGCTACGTGGCCAAGCGCACCGTGCAACTGGGCCAACGCCTGCAACCGGGCACCGCGACCATGGCGGTGATTCCGCTGGACGAGGTGTGGATCGATGCCAACTTCAAGGAAACCCAACTGCGTGACATGCGCATCGGCCAACCAGTGGAGATCAGCGCCGACCTGTACGGCAGCGACGTCAAGTACACCGGCACCGTTGACAGTCTCGGCGCCGGCACCGGCAGTGCCTTCGCCCTGTTGCCGGCGCAGAACGCCACTGGTAACTGGATCAAGATTGTCCAGCGCGTGCCGGTGCGTATCCACCTCAACCCCGAACAGCTCAAGGAGCACCCGCTGCGCATCGGCCTGTCCACCATCGCCGAGGTCGACCTGCACGACCAGAGCGGCCCGGCCTTGGCCCAGCAGCCGCCGCAGCAGGCCAGCTACACCACCCAGGTGTATGACCGCCAGCTGGTCGAGGCTGACCAGTTGATCGCCCGGTTGATCCACGAAAACAGCGCCACCGGCAAGACGGCCCAGCGATGA
- a CDS encoding MarR family winged helix-turn-helix transcriptional regulator, with the protein MSHFTPENFQTCTIGMLLGRAALLKDRILDWHLEADGVTAAQFKVLMIATQYQIDTPAELCRYLGLDSGSMTRMLDRLEQKGLILRNRCPDDRRQVRLALTADGERLVSRLPQVGAAAMNELVEVLQAEELETLERLLAKILLHAGDPMTIRRFADR; encoded by the coding sequence ATGTCCCACTTCACCCCGGAAAACTTCCAGACCTGCACCATCGGCATGCTGCTCGGCCGCGCCGCGCTGCTCAAGGACCGCATCCTCGACTGGCACCTGGAGGCCGACGGTGTCACCGCTGCGCAGTTCAAGGTGCTGATGATCGCCACCCAGTACCAGATCGACACACCGGCCGAACTGTGTCGCTACCTGGGCCTGGACAGCGGGTCGATGACGCGCATGCTCGATCGCCTCGAGCAGAAGGGCCTGATCCTGCGCAATCGCTGCCCCGATGATCGGCGCCAGGTGCGCCTGGCCCTAACCGCCGACGGCGAGCGCCTGGTCAGCCGCCTGCCGCAGGTCGGCGCGGCGGCGATGAACGAGTTGGTCGAGGTGCTGCAGGCCGAGGAGCTGGAAACCCTCGAGCGCCTGCTGGCCAAGATCCTGCTGCATGCCGGCGACCCTATGACGATCCGCCGCTTCGCCGATCGTTGA
- the alkB gene encoding DNA oxidative demethylase AlkB, which yields MIQSDLDLFGPQPQRLASHTVLLPGFALAELEALLDALRPVLRAAPFRHMRTPGGQQMAVALTNCGALGWVSDDHGYRYSATDPLSGQPWPALPPLLLALAERAATLAGFAGFVPDACLVNHYQPGTRLSLHQDRDEQDYGQPIVSISLGLPAVFLFGGMQRADRTRRIALNHGDVLVWGGEDRLRFHGVLPIKPGVHPRLGERRINLTLRKAG from the coding sequence ATGATCCAGTCCGACCTCGACCTGTTCGGTCCCCAGCCGCAACGCCTGGCCAGCCACACCGTGCTGCTGCCAGGTTTCGCCCTGGCCGAACTCGAGGCCCTGCTCGACGCCCTGCGCCCGGTGTTGCGCGCCGCGCCGTTTCGCCACATGCGCACCCCAGGAGGGCAACAGATGGCCGTGGCGCTGACCAACTGCGGGGCGCTGGGCTGGGTCAGCGACGACCACGGCTACCGTTACAGCGCGACCGACCCGCTCAGCGGCCAGCCCTGGCCGGCACTGCCCCCGCTGTTGCTGGCACTGGCTGAGCGTGCGGCGACGCTGGCCGGTTTCGCCGGATTCGTGCCGGACGCCTGCCTGGTCAACCACTATCAGCCCGGCACGCGCCTGAGCTTGCACCAGGACCGCGACGAACAGGATTACGGGCAACCGATCGTGTCGATTTCCCTGGGGCTGCCGGCCGTGTTCCTGTTCGGCGGGATGCAACGCGCGGACCGTACCCGGCGCATTGCCCTGAACCATGGCGACGTGCTGGTGTGGGGCGGCGAGGACCGGCTGCGTTTTCATGGCGTGTTGCCGATCAAGCCAGGCGTGCATCCGCGCCTGGGCGAGCGACGGATCAACCTGACCCTGCGCAAGGCGGGCTGA